The Rhodocytophaga rosea genome has a segment encoding these proteins:
- a CDS encoding DUF6992 family protein, which yields MMAKKIIMLLLLTGLYFTALAQSPELTAFNESRLQINKIGMLTLGSWALGNMGTAAFAIGRASGSNKYFHQMNLYWNVVNLALAGFGYYGAVSGKAGSYDLFHSIKEQYGMEKILLFNAGLDVGYMLGGLYLIERGKNNINKPDLFKGFGQSILMQGGFLFLFDLSMYLIHHSQENNLRNLIDNVSFQGNAIQIVLYF from the coding sequence ATGATGGCTAAAAAAATTATAATGCTCCTTTTACTCACCGGCCTGTATTTCACAGCCCTTGCCCAATCGCCTGAACTGACAGCATTCAACGAAAGCCGCTTACAGATCAACAAAATAGGCATGCTTACCCTGGGTAGCTGGGCACTAGGTAATATGGGTACAGCCGCTTTTGCCATAGGAAGGGCATCTGGCAGCAACAAGTATTTTCACCAGATGAACCTGTATTGGAATGTAGTAAACCTGGCTCTGGCAGGCTTTGGTTATTATGGAGCCGTTTCAGGAAAGGCTGGTTCTTACGATTTATTCCATTCCATAAAAGAACAATATGGCATGGAAAAGATATTACTATTCAATGCCGGATTGGATGTGGGCTATATGCTGGGAGGCTTGTACCTGATAGAGCGAGGTAAAAACAATATTAACAAGCCGGATCTTTTTAAAGGATTCGGGCAATCTATACTTATGCAAGGGGGCTTTTTGTTTCTGTTTGACCTCAGTATGTATCTGATTCACCACAGCCAGGAGAATAATCTTAGAAACCTGATCGATAATGTATCCTTCCAGGGAAATGCCATTCAAATCGTATTATACTTTTAA
- a CDS encoding sensor histidine kinase yields the protein MIYKNFRINVIIRILLILTAGFMAIYVATQTYFWLVSLWIILLALILIFELIRYIERSHKDLSNFLLSIRQSDFSTVYPVSGERSQDELKRAYQEILKVFQQLRSEKEFNYQYLQTIVEHVNVALICFDDREEIQLINEAGHSLFGKPYLKNIQSLSYIHPELPEMIRHLLPGKKDLIKVQLNGSLMNLSVQASAFRLQQKYYKLVSFHDIRSELEAQEVESWQKLIRVLTHEIMNSVIPIATLTSVINGLLTESQVQPNTFAQLSEEDASDIRNSLQTIESRSKGLVSFVKAYSSLTQTLTPTFREVQVEELFSRIYTLLKPGIDKKGIRLERIFTDPDLHLQTDLDLLEQVLINLVMNAVDAVQGRENPVIELIAGKTSKNQIIIQVTDNGAGISEEVQQHIFIPFFTTKKQGSGIGLSLCKQIMLLHKGNISVQSQKDKGSTFSLYF from the coding sequence GTGATCTATAAAAACTTCCGGATCAATGTAATTATCCGTATTCTGCTCATTCTGACAGCAGGATTTATGGCTATTTATGTAGCAACCCAAACCTATTTCTGGCTGGTTTCCCTCTGGATTATTTTACTTGCCCTTATACTTATTTTCGAACTGATCCGCTATATCGAACGCTCGCACAAAGACCTGAGTAATTTTCTGCTTTCCATCCGCCAGAGTGATTTTTCAACCGTCTATCCGGTAAGTGGCGAACGTTCGCAGGATGAATTGAAACGGGCGTATCAGGAAATCCTGAAGGTATTTCAGCAACTGCGCAGCGAGAAAGAGTTTAATTACCAATACCTGCAAACCATTGTAGAACACGTAAATGTAGCACTCATCTGTTTTGATGACCGGGAAGAAATCCAGTTAATCAATGAGGCTGGACATTCGTTGTTTGGCAAACCCTATCTGAAAAATATCCAGAGCTTAAGTTATATCCATCCGGAATTACCGGAAATGATCCGGCATCTGCTTCCTGGTAAGAAAGATTTGATAAAAGTGCAGCTGAATGGAAGTCTGATGAATTTATCAGTACAGGCAAGTGCATTCAGGTTACAGCAAAAATACTATAAGCTTGTTTCCTTTCATGATATCCGGAGCGAACTGGAGGCACAGGAAGTGGAATCGTGGCAGAAACTGATCCGGGTACTTACACATGAAATCATGAACTCTGTGATTCCGATTGCTACCTTAACTTCCGTTATCAATGGCTTACTGACAGAGAGCCAGGTACAGCCAAATACTTTCGCACAACTCTCTGAAGAAGATGCTTCCGATATCCGTAATAGCTTACAAACCATAGAATCCAGAAGTAAAGGTCTGGTAAGTTTTGTAAAAGCCTATTCCAGCCTGACACAAACCCTTACACCCACCTTTCGGGAAGTACAAGTTGAAGAATTGTTTTCGCGCATTTATACACTACTGAAGCCAGGTATAGATAAAAAAGGCATTCGTTTAGAACGTATATTTACCGATCCAGACCTGCATCTGCAAACTGATTTAGACCTGCTCGAACAGGTATTAATTAATCTGGTGATGAATGCAGTTGATGCCGTGCAGGGTAGAGAAAATCCAGTCATTGAACTAATTGCCGGAAAAACCAGTAAAAACCAGATAATCATTCAGGTAACTGATAATGGGGCAGGTATTAGTGAGGAAGTACAGCAGCACATTTTCATTCCATTTTTTACTACCAAGAAGCAAGGTTCGGGTATTGGTTTAAGTTTGTGCAAACAGATTATGCTGCTGCATAAAGGGAATATTTCGGTGCAATCGCAGAAAGACAAGGGCAGTACGTTCAGCTTATATTTTTAA
- a CDS encoding dipeptidase, with translation MSVKLKCSLLFIYSLLIISFAACTSDHKQASEEELRKQAQELAQKYIITDGHIDVPYRLNAKMEDVSVRTQQGEFDYVRARAGGLDAPFMSIYVDAVYQAKGGAKAAADSLIDLVENIAKKSPDKFALAYSVADVEKNTQAGKISLPMGMENGAPIESKIENVDHFYKRGIRYITLAHSKDNFICDSATDTTHTWNGVSPLGEQIIGRMNQVGIMVDVSHISDSSFYDVMRLTKAPVIASHSSCRHFTPDQTRNMTDDMIRKLAANKGVIQICFGTYFLNNESIKNDNYIKKWLKENNIQRTDSTAVAYIKQFNEAHTVTSDISQVADHIDHVVKLVGIEYVGIGSDFDGVEGKLAKGLEDVSKYPNLIYELLKRGYSEEDIRKICYTNVFRVWSEVERIAKEQGTSKVGS, from the coding sequence ATGTCTGTTAAGCTCAAATGTTCTCTCCTTTTTATATATAGCCTGTTAATTATATCCTTCGCTGCCTGTACTTCTGATCACAAACAAGCTTCTGAGGAGGAACTCCGTAAACAAGCCCAGGAACTGGCTCAGAAATATATTATCACCGATGGCCATATTGACGTTCCTTACCGGCTGAATGCGAAAATGGAAGATGTTTCGGTGCGTACCCAACAAGGGGAGTTCGATTATGTACGCGCAAGAGCAGGCGGGCTGGATGCGCCCTTTATGTCTATTTATGTGGATGCAGTTTACCAGGCTAAGGGTGGTGCCAAAGCTGCCGCTGATTCACTGATAGATCTTGTAGAAAACATAGCCAAAAAGAGTCCCGATAAATTTGCGCTGGCTTATTCAGTAGCAGATGTAGAAAAAAATACTCAGGCGGGAAAAATTTCTTTGCCGATGGGTATGGAAAATGGGGCACCTATCGAAAGTAAGATTGAAAACGTGGATCATTTCTATAAAAGAGGCATCCGGTATATTACCCTGGCACACAGCAAAGATAATTTCATTTGTGATTCCGCCACCGATACCACCCATACCTGGAATGGAGTCAGTCCGCTGGGAGAGCAGATCATTGGGAGGATGAACCAGGTAGGAATAATGGTAGATGTATCTCATATTTCTGACAGCAGTTTTTACGATGTTATGCGCCTTACCAAAGCTCCCGTCATTGCTTCCCATTCTTCCTGCCGGCATTTTACACCAGATCAAACCCGCAATATGACAGACGATATGATCCGGAAACTAGCCGCCAATAAAGGAGTAATCCAGATATGTTTCGGTACCTACTTTCTGAATAATGAATCTATTAAGAATGATAACTATATTAAAAAATGGCTCAAGGAGAATAACATTCAACGGACAGACTCCACAGCAGTAGCTTATATCAAGCAATTTAACGAGGCACACACCGTAACTTCTGATATTTCCCAGGTTGCCGATCATATAGACCATGTCGTAAAACTCGTTGGCATTGAGTATGTAGGTATCGGTTCTGATTTTGATGGTGTAGAGGGTAAACTGGCCAAAGGCCTGGAAGATGTGTCGAAGTATCCTAACCTTATTTACGAATTGCTCAAACGTGGGTATTCTGAAGAAGACATCCGCAAAATCTGTTATACCAATGTGTTCCGGGTATGGTCGGAAGTGGAACGGATAGCTAAAGAGCAGGGTACTTCTAAAGTAGGTTCGTAA
- a CDS encoding carboxypeptidase-like regulatory domain-containing protein yields the protein MKKWAIILVLSLGLQAFIQAQVTNKKITLHYKQTPLSQILSYLTSEYNIHFSYVNDFISLDQKITVRVKNQSLSSALDELFRQTNITYQQVGNQIVLKKSTDANRKPHQLQLTQTIRGVVLDKALQTPLPGANIILVNSEPFRGIATDAEGNFRLEKIPIGRQELKVSYTGYKDLVISNIIVSSGKESVLTISLEEQVLQSAEVVVTAQKDKSRANNELVLTSVASLRPDDINRFAGSRQDPLRMAGNYAGVISGDGQVNHIVVRGNSPRGLLWRMEGVDIINPNHFTFVANTGGGFSVINNNLLASSDFLTGAFPAEYGNKVSSVMDVQLRKGNNEKHEHTFQLGLNGIEYVAEGPLSDKKSSSYLASIRVFDFTPLEKMGVDLGTGGGNPRFGDGTFKIHLPTKKAGIFTIWGMGGYNTLNDYQSRKDSSFWSNPGYATDDIAVSGMYATGISHTWLFNEHTFGKLTIASSAGKYIEEVKDVVQKQTLRYYSAYDGMEGHHLASYTLTHKEGAKHLLKGGFTYRQMFYKQSGAFWENDSTEFRFINYRGHTHLLQSFLHWQYRATEKLEINTGVYAQWFAMQNSFTLEPRFSVGYQLTQNQRFSLAYGLHSQIPPLQYTLMQFRDSRTGTYNTPNTNLQVMKSHHLVAGYTHQFNGKLQFKTEAYYQYLYDVPVSMQQGNEIFSILNTGGNNNLWLSDSLVSKGTGKNYGIEFTAERYFNRDFYVLVTSSLFESKYTDVNGKERHTGFSVGHISNLLAGREFRLDEGKRRVLSVDIKASYQGGRRYLPVNVDSTMKHKTLVLDLENAYAHRQKDQFRFDFRISYNVNLPKATHNVFIAADNLFRARNILEQYWNPQTESIDTLYQIGIVPYFGYRIHF from the coding sequence ATGAAGAAATGGGCAATCATTCTCGTATTGTCGCTCGGGCTGCAAGCCTTTATACAGGCTCAGGTAACAAATAAAAAAATTACCTTACATTATAAGCAAACTCCTCTATCACAGATACTCAGCTACCTGACTTCAGAATACAATATTCATTTTTCCTATGTAAATGATTTTATTTCTTTAGACCAGAAGATAACTGTCCGAGTTAAAAACCAGTCACTATCTTCTGCTTTGGACGAACTATTCCGCCAGACAAATATTACTTACCAACAGGTAGGTAACCAGATTGTACTTAAAAAATCAACAGATGCCAATCGTAAACCTCATCAGCTTCAGCTTACCCAAACTATCCGGGGTGTGGTGCTCGACAAAGCTTTGCAAACGCCTTTGCCGGGAGCAAATATTATTTTAGTTAATTCTGAGCCTTTCCGGGGAATTGCTACAGATGCGGAAGGAAATTTCCGGCTGGAAAAAATACCCATCGGCCGCCAGGAATTAAAAGTTTCCTATACCGGCTATAAGGATCTGGTGATTTCTAATATCATTGTAAGTTCCGGCAAAGAATCTGTACTCACTATTTCCCTGGAAGAGCAGGTATTACAAAGTGCAGAAGTAGTAGTAACTGCCCAGAAAGACAAATCCAGGGCCAATAATGAACTCGTGCTTACCAGCGTAGCCAGCCTTCGGCCTGATGATATTAACCGTTTTGCCGGTTCCAGGCAAGACCCCTTGCGGATGGCCGGAAATTATGCCGGGGTTATATCCGGCGATGGGCAGGTAAATCATATTGTGGTGCGTGGGAATTCACCCAGAGGTTTGCTATGGCGGATGGAAGGCGTAGACATTATCAATCCGAATCACTTCACCTTTGTAGCGAATACTGGTGGCGGTTTTAGTGTAATTAATAATAACCTGCTGGCGAGCTCAGATTTTCTGACCGGTGCTTTTCCTGCGGAATATGGCAATAAGGTTTCTTCAGTAATGGATGTGCAACTCCGGAAAGGCAATAATGAAAAGCATGAACATACATTTCAGCTGGGCTTGAATGGAATAGAATACGTAGCTGAAGGACCTTTATCTGATAAAAAGAGCAGTTCGTACTTAGCCAGTATCCGGGTGTTTGATTTTACTCCCCTGGAAAAGATGGGAGTAGACCTTGGAACAGGCGGCGGCAATCCCAGGTTTGGAGACGGAACATTCAAAATCCACCTGCCCACCAAGAAAGCCGGAATTTTTACCATCTGGGGAATGGGCGGCTATAATACCCTCAATGATTACCAAAGCCGTAAAGACAGTAGTTTCTGGTCGAATCCGGGCTATGCGACAGACGATATTGCTGTTTCCGGCATGTATGCGACCGGAATTTCCCATACCTGGCTGTTCAACGAACATACTTTTGGTAAACTCACCATTGCTTCCTCTGCCGGCAAGTATATTGAAGAAGTGAAAGATGTGGTCCAGAAGCAAACTTTGCGCTATTATTCAGCTTACGACGGAATGGAAGGGCATCACTTGGCTTCATATACCTTGACCCATAAAGAAGGTGCTAAACATTTATTAAAAGGTGGATTTACTTACCGGCAAATGTTCTATAAGCAAAGCGGTGCTTTCTGGGAGAATGATAGCACTGAATTCAGGTTTATAAATTACCGGGGACATACACATTTGCTGCAATCTTTTCTGCACTGGCAATACCGGGCAACTGAAAAACTGGAGATAAACACTGGTGTATATGCCCAATGGTTCGCTATGCAAAATTCATTTACACTGGAGCCCCGTTTTTCTGTCGGCTACCAGCTTACCCAGAACCAGCGATTTAGCCTTGCTTACGGGCTGCATAGCCAGATTCCGCCATTGCAATATACCCTGATGCAGTTTAGAGATTCACGAACTGGTACGTATAATACCCCCAATACAAATTTACAAGTGATGAAGAGCCATCATTTGGTAGCCGGTTATACGCATCAATTTAATGGCAAACTCCAGTTCAAAACGGAAGCCTATTACCAGTATCTGTATGATGTGCCGGTGAGTATGCAACAAGGCAATGAAATATTTTCTATTCTCAATACCGGCGGAAATAATAACTTATGGCTCTCTGATAGTCTGGTGAGCAAAGGGACCGGTAAAAACTATGGCATCGAGTTTACAGCTGAACGGTATTTTAATCGTGATTTTTATGTGCTGGTCACTTCTTCCCTATTTGAATCAAAATATACAGATGTCAATGGTAAAGAACGGCATACAGGTTTTAGTGTTGGACATATATCGAACCTTCTGGCTGGCAGGGAATTCAGACTGGATGAGGGAAAACGCCGGGTGCTTTCGGTAGACATTAAAGCCAGTTACCAGGGAGGCCGCCGGTATCTTCCCGTTAATGTGGATTCAACCATGAAACACAAAACCCTGGTATTAGATCTTGAAAACGCCTATGCCCACAGGCAAAAAGACCAGTTCCGTTTCGATTTCCGCATTTCTTACAACGTGAATCTGCCTAAAGCCACACACAATGTATTTATTGCCGCAGATAATCTTTTCAGGGCAAGAAATATACTGGAGCAATACTGGAACCCACAGACGGAAAGTATAGACACATTGTATCAAATCGGGATAGTGCCTTACTTCGGCTACCGCATCCATTTTTAA
- a CDS encoding OmpA family protein, translating to MYKHILIVFFLCIASLIASAQHPNDLSHISEKARKYYAQSEILAANRKFDQAVAVLQKAIEKEPQFAEAHFRLGSLYEILQDEKQVQYHYEKTIEIKPKHRPFVGAYYTLGHYALQRGKYDQAENYFNEFLNLKPGRAPQVAEANKAIATCKFAREAIANPLSFRPQPLPKNVNRFALQYFPVLTADQQTLIYTARDTLPTDNDEDLYISYRNGEGWSDPVPLAENINTPENEGTCSISADGRTLVFTSCQGRENFGSCDLFVTYKTGNEWTMPINLGGKINSIAWESQPALSADGRTIYFVSDKRGGYGKRDIWMSELGEDGGWGQAVNLGPSVNSTDDDLSPFIHANGTTLFFSSRGHLGLGGYDLFYAEKEDGKWALAKNLGYPINTYDDQVSLFVTADGRRGYYSHEEKMGKKYLSSVLHEFEIPQQIAVQRKSDYLKGTVYDAKTKQKLGAKIELFNLASGKLDALMQSDRKTGEYLTVLTEGSSYALYINKDGYLFKSLYFDYDQKKETESVTLDIYLEPVKTGAKDILNNLFFATGEYTLEQKSKTELDKLIGFMNEYKNIRLEISGHTDDVGKDEDNKELSLKRARNVYDYLIKAGVPASRLTFAGYGETQFFVPNTSDKNRRLNRRIEFKVL from the coding sequence ATGTACAAACATATTTTAATTGTCTTTTTTCTGTGTATAGCCAGTTTAATAGCTTCTGCACAACACCCTAATGATCTGTCGCACATTTCGGAGAAAGCCCGGAAATATTATGCCCAGTCAGAAATACTGGCTGCCAACCGCAAATTTGATCAGGCCGTTGCTGTATTGCAAAAGGCTATCGAAAAAGAACCTCAGTTTGCAGAAGCACATTTCCGTTTGGGTAGCCTCTATGAAATTCTTCAGGACGAAAAGCAGGTACAGTATCATTATGAGAAAACCATAGAGATCAAGCCGAAACACCGTCCGTTTGTGGGTGCGTATTATACCTTGGGACATTATGCTTTGCAGCGGGGTAAATACGATCAGGCAGAAAACTATTTTAATGAATTTCTGAACTTAAAACCAGGCCGGGCGCCGCAGGTAGCCGAAGCTAATAAGGCGATTGCCACCTGCAAGTTTGCCAGAGAAGCGATTGCCAATCCTTTGTCTTTCCGTCCGCAGCCATTGCCCAAAAACGTGAACCGTTTTGCCTTACAATATTTTCCGGTACTCACTGCCGACCAGCAAACCCTTATTTATACCGCCCGCGATACCTTACCTACCGATAATGACGAGGATTTATACATCAGTTATAGGAACGGCGAAGGCTGGAGTGATCCGGTTCCTTTGGCGGAAAATATCAATACCCCTGAAAATGAGGGCACATGCAGCATTTCTGCTGATGGACGAACACTGGTATTTACTTCCTGCCAGGGTAGGGAGAATTTCGGGAGCTGCGATCTGTTTGTAACCTATAAAACCGGCAACGAATGGACTATGCCTATTAATCTGGGTGGAAAAATCAATTCTATTGCCTGGGAATCACAGCCAGCTTTGTCTGCCGACGGACGTACCATTTATTTTGTTTCCGACAAACGGGGCGGCTATGGCAAACGGGATATCTGGATGAGCGAACTGGGTGAAGATGGTGGATGGGGACAAGCCGTAAACCTGGGACCAAGCGTAAATTCTACTGACGACGACCTTTCGCCTTTTATTCATGCCAATGGAACTACCTTGTTTTTCTCTTCCAGAGGACATCTGGGTTTAGGCGGATATGATCTGTTTTACGCGGAAAAGGAAGACGGAAAATGGGCGCTTGCCAAGAATCTGGGATACCCGATTAACACCTATGACGACCAGGTTTCGCTGTTTGTAACCGCCGATGGCCGCCGTGGATATTATTCTCATGAAGAAAAGATGGGTAAAAAATACCTCAGCAGCGTATTACATGAGTTTGAAATTCCCCAGCAGATTGCTGTACAGCGCAAAAGTGATTACCTGAAAGGGACCGTGTATGATGCCAAAACCAAACAGAAACTGGGTGCAAAAATCGAACTTTTCAACTTGGCTTCCGGCAAACTCGATGCCCTGATGCAATCTGACCGCAAGACTGGTGAATACCTCACCGTACTGACAGAAGGTTCTTCGTATGCCTTATATATTAATAAAGATGGGTATCTGTTTAAAAGCTTATACTTTGATTATGACCAGAAAAAGGAAACTGAATCGGTAACGCTCGATATTTACCTGGAACCTGTAAAAACTGGCGCCAAAGATATTCTGAATAATTTATTCTTTGCCACCGGCGAATATACCCTTGAACAAAAGTCGAAAACGGAGCTTGACAAACTAATCGGCTTTATGAACGAATACAAAAATATTCGCCTGGAGATTTCCGGACATACCGATGATGTGGGAAAAGATGAGGACAACAAAGAACTTTCGCTGAAACGGGCTCGGAATGTATATGATTACCTGATCAAAGCTGGCGTGCCTGCTTCCAGACTCACCTTTGCAGGATATGGTGAAACCCAGTTTTTTGTACCCAATACTTCGGATAAAAACCGCCGGCTCAACCGCCGGATAGAGTTTAAAGTATTATAG
- a CDS encoding alpha-amylase family glycosyl hydrolase — protein sequence MKKRLILFTCLAVFLSQCKKKESQAAESTTTTAEKEKPPFSWRNATVYFLLTDRFNNGDKANDVNFNRTSKAATLRGFEGGDIKGVTQKIKDGYFDDLGITAIWLTPVVEQVHGKTDEGTGATYGYHGYWAKDWTALDPNFGTEQDLEEMIETAHQHGIRVLLDVVMNHTGPVTDKDPVWPKSWVREDPICSYKGYETTVSCTLVENLPDIHTESNTIVELPEALKQKWQKEGRLEQEMKELDEFFKTTGYPRAARFYIIKWLTDYVRKYGVDGFRVDTAKHTEAGIWAELKKEAAKAFEDWKKQNPAKQLDDNSFFMVAEVYGFGAGGSHLYDYGDRKVDFFANGFESLINFGFKYDARRSYDSLFVKYDTVLHGGTLEGLNVLNYLSSHDDGDPFDKTRQYRLDAGTKLLLSSGAAQVYYGDETARPLVIEGAQGDANLRSFMNWEQYEKDSVAKSTFEHWSKLSRFRRDHIAVGDGRHKKLQDAPYVFSRSYAKDNYNDQVLVALNAPSGNKSISAFDVFQNGVQVKDYYSGQTATVTEGKISLNSPYSIVLLAAK from the coding sequence ATGAAGAAAAGACTTATACTCTTTACTTGCCTGGCTGTCTTTCTCAGCCAGTGCAAAAAAAAAGAATCCCAGGCTGCTGAAAGTACAACTACCACAGCTGAAAAAGAAAAGCCACCTTTCTCCTGGCGAAATGCTACGGTCTACTTTCTGCTTACCGACCGGTTTAATAACGGCGATAAAGCCAATGATGTAAATTTTAACCGCACGAGTAAAGCTGCCACACTCAGGGGATTTGAAGGGGGAGATATAAAAGGAGTGACACAAAAGATTAAGGATGGGTATTTTGATGATCTGGGTATTACCGCTATCTGGCTTACGCCGGTAGTAGAGCAAGTGCATGGCAAAACAGATGAAGGCACCGGCGCTACCTATGGATATCATGGATACTGGGCAAAAGACTGGACAGCCTTAGACCCCAATTTTGGCACCGAGCAAGATCTGGAGGAAATGATAGAAACTGCTCACCAGCATGGCATCCGTGTTCTGCTGGATGTAGTCATGAATCATACCGGGCCGGTAACAGATAAAGATCCGGTCTGGCCAAAATCCTGGGTAAGAGAAGACCCTATCTGTAGTTATAAAGGTTACGAAACTACTGTTTCCTGCACCCTGGTAGAAAACCTGCCCGATATTCATACAGAAAGCAATACAATAGTAGAGTTGCCGGAAGCTTTGAAGCAGAAATGGCAGAAAGAAGGCCGTCTGGAACAGGAAATGAAAGAACTGGATGAATTTTTTAAAACTACCGGTTATCCCCGAGCAGCTCGTTTTTACATTATTAAATGGCTTACTGATTATGTGCGCAAATATGGGGTAGATGGTTTCCGGGTAGATACGGCCAAACATACAGAGGCTGGCATCTGGGCAGAACTGAAAAAAGAAGCGGCCAAAGCCTTTGAAGACTGGAAAAAGCAAAACCCCGCCAAGCAGTTAGATGATAACAGCTTTTTTATGGTAGCCGAAGTATATGGGTTTGGTGCTGGAGGAAGTCACTTATATGACTACGGCGACCGCAAAGTAGATTTTTTTGCAAATGGTTTTGAATCATTAATAAATTTTGGTTTTAAATATGATGCCCGGCGCAGTTATGATTCCCTGTTTGTGAAGTATGATACGGTATTGCATGGCGGCACTCTGGAAGGCCTAAATGTACTCAATTACCTCAGTTCCCACGACGATGGCGACCCTTTCGACAAAACGCGGCAATACCGGCTGGATGCAGGAACAAAACTATTACTTTCCAGCGGTGCTGCCCAGGTATATTATGGCGACGAAACCGCCCGTCCGCTGGTGATTGAAGGGGCACAAGGCGATGCGAATCTGCGTTCGTTTATGAACTGGGAACAATATGAAAAGGATTCTGTAGCGAAATCCACTTTTGAGCATTGGTCGAAATTGAGCCGCTTCCGCCGGGATCATATTGCAGTAGGAGATGGAAGACACAAAAAATTACAGGATGCACCCTATGTATTTTCCAGAAGTTACGCCAAAGATAACTACAATGACCAGGTACTTGTAGCGCTTAATGCCCCTTCCGGAAACAAATCCATCAGTGCATTTGATGTATTCCAGAATGGAGTGCAGGTAAAGGACTATTATTCCGGCCAGACAGCCACCGTAACAGAAGGAAAGATCAGCCTAAACTCACCCTATTCTATTGTATTGCTGGCAGCAAAGTAA
- a CDS encoding peptidase — protein sequence MTYCLGIKVKEGLVAIADTRITSGTETTVKKKIFIEQKDKHVLFIMTSGLRSVRDKAITYYQDMVDEGMVFNKLYKAVNAFGEQVRRVAQEDGHALEKAGLRFNLNTIIGGQLRDDDEHKLYLLYPEGNWVELDQGSPFVIIGNSGYGKPILNRTLNSNSSMELALKTGFLSFDSTRVSSNDVEFPIDVIMYRKDSFLMVEHRYEKSDLEKISSLWAEELKAALKQIPEEWMESVLKKLPNEVPEG from the coding sequence ATGACATACTGTTTAGGAATAAAAGTAAAGGAAGGACTGGTAGCTATTGCAGATACACGAATTACCTCTGGTACAGAAACTACTGTAAAAAAGAAAATTTTTATTGAACAAAAAGACAAACATGTACTCTTTATCATGACCAGTGGGTTACGGTCGGTACGGGATAAAGCCATTACCTATTACCAGGATATGGTAGATGAAGGAATGGTGTTTAATAAACTATATAAAGCGGTAAATGCCTTTGGCGAACAAGTACGCAGGGTAGCGCAAGAAGATGGACATGCCTTAGAAAAGGCTGGCCTGAGATTCAACCTGAATACCATCATTGGCGGCCAGCTCCGTGACGACGACGAACATAAATTATATCTGCTTTATCCGGAAGGAAACTGGGTGGAATTAGACCAGGGTTCGCCCTTTGTGATTATCGGAAATTCGGGCTATGGAAAGCCTATTCTTAACCGTACACTCAATAGTAATTCCAGTATGGAACTGGCGCTCAAAACCGGATTTCTTTCCTTCGATTCTACCAGAGTGAGTTCTAATGATGTGGAATTTCCTATTGATGTAATTATGTATAGAAAAGATAGTTTTCTGATGGTAGAACACCGCTACGAAAAATCAGATCTGGAGAAAATATCTTCTTTATGGGCAGAAGAATTAAAAGCTGCTTTGAAGCAAATACCAGAAGAATGGATGGAATCTGTACTTAAAAAATTGCCTAATGAGGTTCCTGAAGGATAA